A region of the Anastrepha obliqua isolate idAnaObli1 unplaced genomic scaffold, idAnaObli1_1.0 ptg000012l, whole genome shotgun sequence genome:
ATAACAAGCATTTAAAATCACGACATTTATTTTTAGTGGAAAATTAACGttaataaagcaaacaaaagcaaactgtaaagaaaaaatttacactAAACAAAACTCCGCTATCGCGAGTGTAAACAAATCTCGTGTGGCTGACAACCAGCTGTCACCGTTGACTGCATTATCGACACTACGAAAAGAGTGTTACCATACGGCCTATACCGAGGTGAAATGGGTTCTCCACCACAGGGTGGTGGGCCCAATCATTCCAACCCAAACAGTGAAGAGCGTAATAAAGACCTAATGCAAAAAATTGttgacttagaaaaattatgctGTGCTCTACAAAATGAGATATCCCATCTTAAAATAGAAAACGGCAAACTTAAATCTGCTATATGCGCTGATGATAATAAAACTGAtttaaacatcacaaaaaaaacataaaacatgtgTTGAAGTTTATGAAACTGATGAAGAAGAGCTTGCTAGAGAAACCGACTGGATCCTAAAGAAAAAAAGGCCATCCAAAAAACGTAAAGCTGAATCTTCTCTTGAAGCTGTAACACCATCAAAATCTACAAGTAGTGCTAATGAttcaacaaaaccaacaaaaacggAACAAGTTAATAAAATACCTCGTCCTCCTCCAATAATTATCAATAGtaataatgattttaaaaaacttcatagTCAACTTATtaccacaataaaaaataaatttttcattaaacttttaaaCAACGATGCATGCAAAGTAATAAAGTTCGATTCGTATGACTATCGGTCTGTCACAAAATTGttgtcaaatgaaaatattccttGGCACAGCTATGAGAATAAGCAAAATAGACCTATCaaggtaataattaaaaatcttcaCCATTCCTGCGACAGCGATTTAATAGTAAATGACTTAAAATCACAAGGGCTAAATGCTTTAAGCGACATAAACAAACTCAAGTGGAAAACAAAGGAACCACTTGAAATGTTTCTCATCACCTTCGATCCGTCTGaagatgtgaaaaaaatttacggaattcaaaatatattgaaCACCATAGTAAAAGTTGAACCTGTCAAATCTACAAATCTGATGCCGCAGTGTAAAAAATGCCAATCTTCTGGCCATACTAAAAACTTTTGCGGGAAACTCTCACGATGCGTCAAATGTGCAGGTAAGCATGCCACCATTGATTGCAAAAAAACTGAACTAGAAAGCCCAAAGTGTTGTAACTGCGGAGAGTCCCACCCTGCAAATTACAGAGGCTGTATAGTGGCGAAAGAACTCCAAAACCAGTAAACAGTACAAACAAGCAACACACAATCCCAAAACGTGCTACAACTACTACAAGTCTTACAAATAATCCGACAAAAATCCCTATAATAAATAAACCGGCTACATACGcacaaattaccaaaaatttattacCGAACGAACCTATTGTGCAAAATCCCCTTTCAGCTAtattaagcaaattaaatgaacaaGGCCAAATCTTCAAATCAATTGAAAAACGCTTGTGTGCCCTTGAACaaaacatgcaattttttgactatgaataaaatactaaaaataatattatagaaTGCCAACGGTCTAGCTAAACACCAAACAGAGCTAGAAGTTCTGCTAAACAACGACGAAATTGACGTCTGCCTAATAGCTGAAACACACTTCACAAGACattcatatttgaatttaaaacatTATTCCCTATACTATACTATTCACCCCAACCATTGTGCAAGAGGTGGCAGCGccgttctcataaaaaataatataactcaCCACTTGGAAGACCAACTCAGCGCCGAGGAATTTCAAACAACTTCCGTTTCTGTCGAGGCCTTCGAGCAACAAATATTACTAACAGCTTTATACAGCCCACCCAGACATCAACTAAAATCTGAAGATTACGTATCTCTCATCGAAAGATACAAAGGACGTTTTATTATAGGAGGCGATTTCAACGCTAAGCACGTACGTTGGGGGTCTAGGCTTACAACGACAAAAGGGCGCGAAATGTTTAAAGCCATAAGACAAAGAGGTTGCGAAATAATTTCAACTGGCAAGCCAACATATTGGCCTACAGACACCAACAAAGTACCGGATTTGATTGACTTTTTTGTCTTGAAAAATATTCCCGCAAACCTTCTTTCTATTTCCGAAGGCTTCGATCTGAACTCTGACCACTCACCGATCCTTTTAGAAATATCAGGGAATGCGGTACTAAATAAAACGTCTCCTCGTCTATTTAATAACTTCACCGACTGGCAGTACTTCCAACTGCAATTACAAGCTGTAGTGGTAGACACCGACCGTATCGTGACTATTGATGATCTTGATGATGCCGTTCTTCAGTTCacgcaaataattcaaaacgCAGCTTGGAACAGTACGCCCCAGCAAGATGTCAcatcaaacaagaaaaaatacccATCATATATCAAGTtgctgataaataaaaaacgaaaacttagACGTCGTTGGCAGCAAACCAGATGTCCCGAGGACAAATTGAAACTCaaccaaacaacaaaacaactacaCGTTCAAATTCAGATattcaaaaatgataatttcaatCGATTTCCTAAGAGCCTCACATCTGATAAGTCCACAGACTACTATTTATGGAAGGCAGCAAAATCATTTAACCGACCGATAAAACACATAGCACCCATCAAAATAAATGACACCCAATGGGCAAAATCCAAtgagcaaaaagcaaatttatttgcagaGAATCTTTGTTAAACCTTCTATGCCACTGGTGGATCTGAAGATATTGACATCTCGTCAAATTGGATTGAAAGCGATGTCAGCATTGAGCCAGTTAGTAACGAAGAAGTAAtgagcgaaattttcaaaatgaaagcGAAAAAAACGCCTGGTTTCGACCTCATAACTGCAGAAATTCTTCAGAGATTGCCCAATAATTGTATTACTTGTCTGTCTCAATTGATTAATTtgcgttttttgttaaaatatgttcCTATGTACTGGAAGACAGCTGAAGTAATTATGATTTTGAAAGCCGGAAAATCGCCAAATGCTGTGTCTTCATACCGACCTATTTCTCTGCTATCAATGCTGtccaaactttttgaacgactgTTACTGACTCGAATGTTGTCGATTATAGAAAACAAGAGAGTTATTCCAACGCACTCCACTATCGACCAAGTTCATAGGGTTGTTAGAACCATAGAGTGTGCGATAGAGGAAAACAAAGTTTGCGCAGCGGTGTTCCTTGACGTCTCGCAGGCGTTTAACAAAGTTTGGCATACGggcttactccacaaactaaaattgattttgccCAGGAATTATTGCGAAATCCTTTCTTCCTACCTTGATGGCAGATACTTTCGTGTCAGATTTGACAACGCCTATTCATCATTGCAAAAAGCATCCTAGGCCCTCTCTTGTACCTCTTATATACGTATGACTTACCGGTTCACGAGCAACACGTTACCGCaacctttgcagatgacacggctatcctagcagttggagaagtgatcgagactacaacgacgAAATTGCAATCAGCGGTGAGTTCTATTGCAACATGGGCAAAAAAATGgcgtatcaaattaaataattccaaATCAGTTCACATTGTATTCGgcctgaaaaaaacaatttacaagccagtctacataaacagcgtaaatataccgtacgtcaacgaggcaaaatatcttggtataACCCTTGATGCTAAACTGCGTTGGAAGGCGCACGTCAAGAAAAAGCGTGAAGAgctggaattaaaaacaaaaaaccttctttatcttattggcagacactctattctgtcaacgaacaacaaactactgctatataaTCAAATACTCAAACCGGTCTGGACGTATGgcattcagctatggggatgctcaaccgaatcttgcatgactattattccaaaataaagtgttgCGCAACATCGTCAATGCTCTATTCTATGTGAGAAATGTCGACCTCCATCGTGATCTTGGTATCTTACCCATCACTGACGTGGCGAAAAAGTACGCCATGGCTCACAGACAACGTTTAAGTACACATGTCAACGCTGAAGCATTGTCTTTGCTTCAGCCAAATACTCATCGTCGGCGGCTCAAGCGTAAAACAGTTTTAGACCAGATGGGCACCCAGTAGCAGATGtaccttatatataatatttatacattcatactgaatttatgaatattgaggcatcttagttttttccttttttaatatataatatatgttcaataaaaattgctcgttagtatctttatttcgttgtactagttgtaatttctaaacgttattctgcttatactttaagatgcgttaataaaaaaaaaaaaaaaaatcattaaacgagcagcccatatgccaattttctcaaCGATAACAAAAATGTACACCTAAGattgaaaaaatcaaatcaaaatagtcaatattggaatatttcttacataaatatttgccaatatttggtaaatcgtgaatttttgtcatgtcgaatggtCGCGGCTCTGTATATACGTTTGCACCCATATGCTCACAGCCCATTGCTCGACAGCCACAGCTGCTGTACATCAAGTGCGCGCAGGAGCCTACAGTGAGATGCAGAAAATATATTAGCAAGACATATCTTATGAAAAAGTTCTGTCCCGGACATTTCGATACTAGAGAAAATTTCGaagcaactattttttattttctgattgtaggtaaataattaataagCATAGTACTTCACGTATGTAgttctccaattgataaaaagtgcacaaaaacatacgtatatatgtatgcactgaaacAGAAATGGGACTTATTTGGatgttactgtacatacattcagtcttcggatgaagcccaaagtgccaaatacacctaattctctttttacacgaattttttttacacgaatttgatttaacacgagttaaaaagagaaaaaaaaatttttttacacgaattgttttgttttaacacgattttcaatattttatgaatttttcttgaatctcaTAGAGCAAATCGGATTCATTGTTTGGGATTTTTGTTTTAGCATATCGGTTTAGGTTATTTGTTTAGGATCTTAGAATATCAGCATGTAATTGCATCTATACAGGATGAGCGGCTTTGGGCCGTTATCGTGTACAGCTGttgctataaaaatatgtgtatatgagtGGGATTCCCCGAATTATGCATAGAGTAAAGACGTAATGTACTTTTTACGCAATTTAGTTTGGTTTTGAGAGTTGAAAAGAAAAGACGCTTAGTTGTTGTGagtatttaaaacattataagtaaaataaagttagtCCTCGTATAGATTTATTAACTCAATAACAGGTAAGCTTTAAATCATTTTCAAATCTTTGCattattaatatgaaaaatattttggtagccttaaCACAATGTCACATAATTCACCTGTAATAAAAGCCAAGAGGAAGGCGATCAGTTtagatactaaaattaaaattttagatcaACTTACAACAGGACAAGGAGCAACGGCTGTAGGAAAGCATTTTGGTATTCATGAAGCTACCATAAGAACGatcaagaaaaatgaaactGCGATTAGAAAATCGGTATGTTCTGGAacgaaaataagttttaaatcatCGTCATACATAAGAGATGTTGTCAAAGAGAAGATGGAAAAAGCTTTGGTAATGTGGATTGAAGataaatcacaaaaaagaaTACCAGTAGATGGAATTGCTATCAAGCAAACTGCATTAAGAATTTATAAACGTATTAAAGAAGTTGAGCCAGGCACTTCATCTCAGTCAAAACAACCCGAATTTCCTGAAAGTACAGGTTGGATGACAGgttttcttaaggggttaggtgggttacagaggttcaaaaaaagggtatttttagtattttttttttaatatatacaatcatatattttatttaaacaattcagcatatcaaagatacatatttaaacagtattttgtgaaatttttatttaaaaattccgaaaactcagccgttggtactggacgaaggaaaaaaaaaaaaaattaatttgaatttttgacagtcgttgaacaaaaaaacacaatttttggtcaaattttcgtcatgtgttggctcgaaaaaattagttgtaataaaaataaaaaaaatccttcgttcaataacttgataatgttattccaaatatgtgtgcaaaatttgaacaaaatcgcttcataacttttcgagaaatcgtgtccaccgacttaaaaaatcgagttttgagataaacgcgtatacctgcgaaacgctgcactgacatggcctgatgggcggaacttctgaagggtctacctcgtagaattttactcggatcaatttgaaattttaggagaatattttaaacgtgttatactatttaataagacaaaaaaaaaaatcgattttttgaaattttcaaacccacctaaccccttaaacgacATGCTCTTCATAATGTAAAAATTAAGGGAGAAACTGCGTCTGCAGATGAATTGGCTGCCAAAAAATTTCctgaaaaacttagaaaaattattgaagatggAGGATACACCCCAGATCAAGTTTGGAATGTAGATGAAAGTGGcctcttttggaaaaaaatgccgAGCAGAACTTATGTTGCAAAATCGCAGAAAACTGCCGGTGGTTTAAAAGTAGCAAAGGACCGTGTAACATTGTTGTTTTGTTCCAATGCTTCAGGAGAACGTATGTTAAAACCACTGCTAGTAAATCGTGCTTTAAGACCACGCTCGATGAaaagtgtagatttcaataaactgCCAATTCACTGGACAGCAACCAAAAAGGCATGGATGACCAGTGCAATCTTTACAGAATGGTTCCAGAAATACTTCATTTCAGAACTTAGACGCTACATGAATGCAAAATGTCTAGAATTTAAAGTTCTTTTAATTCTAGACAATGTACCTTGCCATCCGCTCTTGGAGCACCCAAATGTGCAATTTTGCTATCTTCCGCCTAACACTCCATCCTTAATACAACCGCTAGACCAAGGGATCATTGCTACTTTTAAAAAGTACTACATAAAACGTTCATTCCAATACGTGGTAGACAAACTAGACCATAATGAGGATTTAACAGTCATTGATATGTGGAAACAATTTTCTATTATGGACTGCATTAATCAAGTTGGGTTAGCGTTAGCTGACTTAAAGCCATCAACCTTGAACTcatgttggaaaaatatttggccAGAATGTGTCAAAAGCAAAGATCCTGATCCTGTCATCCATAATAACGCTGTTTTTACTGACATCACAACGCTGGCACATACAATTGGTGGAGATGGATTCTATGATCTATCATTTGCCGATATAGAGGAATTATTAGCTGATAAAAGCTTGagcgaaaatgaaattatagaCCTCACCCTTGAGACTCATCAAGACAGAGAACATAGCGATAATGACGAAGAAGATCCTCCCATTTTAAATGCAGCTCTAATTAAAGAAGGTCTTGATCTTGccagaaaatttcatttcaatcatttttttaatcattttcaaCAACATGATCCTGATGAGGAACGAGCTGCAAAATTTCAACGTGAACTGAAATCATTAATGGCATCTTACAGGGAACTTTATAAAGGTTTATCACGAAATCAAACACAATCTTTAATGACTGATTTCCTTCCAAAAACTACTGAATTATCAACACAGGAGCCTAGAGATGATAATCCAGAAACAATTTCACAAGATGATGAACAAAATAATTCTAGTGATGACAGTGATATTCTAGTCTTACGCAAACGTATGCGTTTATTGTCAGAAAGTGACAAtgcataaaagttttttatgtttatattattatatttttacttgttttatattaatgaatttcagatattattttcttttttttcaaagtataatttatttcttataatatatttaaagaattaaaatgtgtaaacacgaaataaattctttagtgaactctaaaaagaattttttagtattgttttcacctaattctctttttacacgaatttttttttacacgaattctttgggaacgtatctatcgtgtaaaaagagaattaggtgtactTAATATTGAACCTTTTATGAGCTGTGCAGTGCTGTACATAGCAACCGAGACCAAAGCCGCAAATCatcaaacttaaaattttcagtCCATATACACTtataatttccaaaatttaatgcatACTTTCCTTCTTGAACATTAAAATTCACGTATCGCATACTAATGTACTACTTCATAGTAAAGAACTAAAAAgttgtttaagtaaattatgaaacaattttgttgaTGCTGCATTATTCATAACTTTtggcacaatgctgtgcctatgaatgtgcgcggggtttcttgagaagttttggCGAATTGTAATATGATTTCTGTGACAACTGCACGCAGCCGCATATGTATAATaagtatcatacatacatacatatattatataaattcacatatttgaatttgcatatgtcttcctcttcctctgctacccccagctggtaccacgtcgaatattttcagagccggagcgtttgtatctattcggacgacatgtccCAGCCAGCGGATTAGGTTAGATTAAATGTGTGGGGggctg
Encoded here:
- the LOC129251355 gene encoding tigger transposable element-derived protein 1-like produces the protein MPSRTYVAKSQKTAGGLKVAKDRVTLLFCSNASGERMLKPLLVNRALRPRSMKSVDFNKLPIHWTATKKAWMTSAIFTEWFQKYFISELRRYMNAKCLEFKVLLILDNVPCHPLLEHPNVQFCYLPPNTPSLIQPLDQGIIATFKKYYIKRSFQYVVDKLDHNEDLTVIDMWKQFSIMDCINQVGLALADLKPSTLNSCWKNIWPECVKSKDPDPVIHNNAVFTDITTLAHTIGGDGFYDLSFADIEELLADKSLSENEIIDLTLETHQDREHSDNDEEDPPILNAALIKEGLDLARKFHFNHFFNHFQQHDPDEERAAKFQRELKSLMASYRELYKGLSRNQTQSLMTDFLPKTTELSTQEPRDDNPETISQDDEQNNSSDDSDILVLRKRMRLLSESDNA